GCGGTTGGCGGTCCACCGCAACACCCTGACCCATCGCGTCCAGCGTATCGAGGCCCTGTGCGGGCTGTCGCTGGACAATCCCAATGACCGCCTGGACATCGGCGTCGCGCTGATGATCTGGCGGCTGTCTGCCTGATTGCTTTTTGCCCAAGAGGAACCTGCCCATGCATATCATCAATGCCCGCCTGCGCAACCGTGAAGGCCTGCATGATCTGCACCTGGAACATGGCCGGATCGCCAGTATTACGCCACAAACAGCCACGCCGCCCATGGGGCCGGACGACCTGGATGCCGCGGGTAACCTGGTGGTACCACCCTTTGTCGAGCCGCATATCCACCTTGATGCCACCCTCACTGCCGGCGAGCCGCGCTGGAATATGAGCGGGACGCTGTTTGAAGGGATCGAATGCTGGGGCGAACGCAAGGCCACCATCACCCAGGAAGACACCAAGACCCGCGCCAAACAGACCATCCAGGCCCTGGCGGCCCATGGTATCCAGCATGTGCGCACCCACGTAGACGTCACCGACCCGGACTTGACGGCGCTCAAGGCCATGCTCGAAGTGCGCCAGGAGAGCAGCCACCTGATCGACCTGCAGATCGTGGCATTCCCCCAGGAAGGCATCGAGTCCTACCGCAATGGCCGTGAACTGATGGAAGAAGCCATTCGCCTCGGCGCCGATGTGGTGGGTGGTATTCCCCATTTCGAATACACCCGCGACCAAGGGGTGAGCTCGGTCAAGTTCCTCATGGACCTGGCCGAACGCACGGGCTGCCTGGTCGACGTGCATTGCGATGAAACCGACGACCCGCACTCGCGTTTTCTCGAGGTACTGGCCGAAGAGGCCCGCAGTCGCGACATGGGCAGCCGGGTCACCGCCAGCCACACCACGGCCATGGGTTCCTACGACAATGCCTACTGCGCAAAACTGTTCCGTCTGTTGGGGCACTCTGGCATCAGCTTTGTTTCCTGCCCAACCGAAAGCATTCACTTACAGGGCCGTTTCGACAGTTTCCCGAAACGCCGGGGCGTGACCCGGGTCAACGAGCTGTTGGAAGCCGGCATGAACGTGTGCTTCGGCCAGGACTCCATCGTCGATCCCTGGTACCCACTGGGCAACGGCAATATTCTGCGGGTACTCGAAGCCGGGCTGCATATCTGCCATATGCTCGGCTACAGCAACCTGCAAAGAGCACTGGACCTTGTCACCGACAACAGCGCCAAGGCCATGGCCCTGGGCGATCGCTACGGCCTGGAGCCGGGGCGACCGGCCAACCTGCTGATTCTCTCGGCTGACAGCGACTACGAGGTCATTCGCAGCCAAGGCCTGGCGCTGTATTCGATCCGCAACGGCAAGGTGTTGATGAAGCGCCAGCTGGCGCAGGTGGCCTTTTTGTAGAGCCTTTGGCTAAACGATCGAGTCGAGGTCCAAAGGCTGGCCTTTGCCATGCTCGTCATGCGGGGCCGGCGGGATGCTTGCCACTTGTGATAACTCACGGTTTTCCCGGTGGCTGAACCAGCGCTTGAGGCTGGCCGGCAAGTTTGCACCCTGCGCATGGCTGCCATAGACATCACGCGCTTGCAGGCGTCGCCACCGCAAGCTTTCCAGGCGTTGGCGACTGACTTGCAAGCGGTCGATTTCAGCGGCCAAGCCATCGTAGTGCTCATGGCTACGCCCGTTCGCCGGCCGGCGACGGTGCAGTTCCAACTGTTTGTCCTGCAATTGGCGTCCCATGGTGCCCAGGGCGTGATCGATCAATGCGTACTCCCGCGCCGTCACGAGGGAGCCGCGGTTATCCAGGGTTTGTTGCCAGCGACGCAAGGTGGCCCAGGCTGCCGGCACGTAGCTGCTGACCATGAAGTGTTGGCTGGCCTGAAACAGTTGCTTGATCAGGTTATCGCGCTCGGGCATGTCGCCGTTCAGGTACAAGGCGCGATTGCATCCCGCCTCCTCCAGAGACTCACATCCCGGCTTCCACAGCACCGATGAATGCGTTCCATCCGGGAGCAGGATCGGCATGAAGTGTTGTTGCTCGCCGTGGTGCCAGTAAGGATTGCCCCCGATACGTACCAGGCCTGCCGCAAACAGCAGGCCTGCGGGCGCGGGGGCGCTGAACAACGTTACCGCGCCGGGAACCCAGAGTTTGGCCGTGGTGTTCATCCACGGTGCCGGCACGCTGGGAACCGGGTCATTGTGGTTGACGATACGGTGATGAACCAGGTCAGCCGCGCCCCCGGTAAATTCGGCGTCGGCAGCGCGTGGAGCACCGTAGGTGTATAGGAGCACGTTGTAGTCGGCATCTTTGACCCGGCGCAGTCCCTCTGCCAGCAGCAGGGCGATTGCCCCTCCCAGGCTATGGCCGCAGATCACAATGCGTTGCCCGCTGTAGAACTGATCGAGGTAGCGCAGCACGAATTCGCGCATGGCACGATAGGCCTGATAAAAACCTTCATGGGCCTTGCCGATGCCGTCCGCGAACGGCACCTGGTGGGCGTTTGCATCACGCAGGCCATCAGCGGCACTGGCCGTACCCCGTACCGAAATCAGCACAACCTCATCGTGATGGCTGATAAAGGCCTGGGTATCAGTACCCTGCTCTTCATCATCGAAAAAGTGCAGGTTCGCCGGATGCTCCTGCTCACCCAAAAGCTTCGGGCTGTTTTGCGGATACAACTGGGGATCGAAGGGCAGTATCTCGAAACGTCGGGAATAGGCGACTTCCTCATACAGCGGGTAAAACCGTTGTACTTGCCCTGCGTCGACCCTCCAGGCTTGCTCATACCCCGAGAGTTTTTCAGCAAACAGATGGCCGATGCTGGGGTCCAGGGGGAAACGGACTTCATCTTGCGGCTGGGTTGCCGGCTCCTGGCCAAAACGGCAGTAACTCAAGGTCGCCATCAATGCCAGTTGGTACAGGTTCAAGGCACAGAACCCATCCTCGGTGGACAGCATCGGGCGTAACGCTCGCAAGGGTCGGACTTCCAGCACGCTGTGCTGGTTGGGGAACAGCACCACACCCGATAATGCAGGCTGCGGCGGACCGAATCCGAGGTCGGCCATCATTTTCAGGGCATGGCGTCGGGGGGCGTAAGACCGGGGCGCAGGAGGCGGTAAATGGGCGGTATGGCGGACGAGGTCGCGGACTTCGACTTGGTAGAAACGATTCGCTTGCTCCTGGGCCGGATTTTGCTCGACCCGCAGGCCGTCATTGCGCACAAATCGAGTATGTTCAGCTCGAAATTGAAGCTCGGTGATAGGTAAGGGGTAGTGATCTCGCGCTTGCAATACTCCGTGATAATCAGCTCCAGATGACTCATGAACCGCCTCGAAAGTCAGAACCAATGGGCCTCTGTATTGGTTGGCCAGCTTCACATAGCCATCACCGTCCAAGCGCCCAATGTGCCGCTGTCCGTTACTATCCAGGACCGAATAAGCAAGCCCTCCATAGGCCTTCCCGTTGCCGGTTTCATCAACCAGGGAAAAACTCAGCCAACATCCACGTAACGGACAAGCCGGCATTTTTTCGCTGAAAAACGGTACCTTCCATTCTTCGATAGCCATAGCTGAATATCCTTATTCAGTACAGGTTGGGTAAACATTGCACTCACGCCCGTCAGGCATCTTGAAAGGCCTGAAAGTGGGAGCATCCTTCGCGCAAAAACCATATTGATCGGCCATACTTTTCCCTAGACAACGCTTCCACCCGTGAGGGAAACGGATCCAGGTATTCCCCATGTAAGGTCTCTCTTCGTTCGTAACCTCCATCACCAAGCTAAGTGTGTTTCCTGCTAGTTGATCGCGCGGCACTACGCCACCTGCCTGCATCCTCTGCAATTGCCCCTCGTTGTCCAGCGAGTTGCATTTAAGAATCTTCCTGATGGCATGTTGTGACCCGAGGGTACGAAACAACCACTGACACCGCCCTTTCAACTCCAAAGTCTCCAACCCAGGCGCCTCCCCTCCTGAACGGTCCTGAAAGTAGATCGCCGCAATATCCCCCCCAATATCCGTATCCCGCGTTCCCCACCGTGCATAAAAATCAAACTCCACGCTGCGCAACACCAACGGGCAACCGTCTACCGTTTCAGTCAGCGGCAGGTCCTGGGTCACGCGGCTGGCCGCCGGGTTATATGCCACGCTAAAGATCTTGCGCTCCGGCCTTTTGCCTCGACGTGCAGGCAACGTGCAGCTTTCGCCAGCCGCGGGGCTGTAATTGGCCGCGCTTTTAAAACGAAAGTTGGCAGGCAGTTCCACCTGCAAGGTAAAACGCTCAGCGGGCACCCTTGCACATCCCGCCATCCACACCATGCCCACTACCAGTAATGCACCGTACGCCCGCTTACTCATGTTTTTCCCTCAAGCTGTGCCACTGGGCCAACACCCGTGAAAAGTGATCTGCCGGCGCTTCCCCCGCCAACGGCTGCCACCGGATCAAACAGGGCCCCGTCGCTTCCTCCAACCGGCGCACCACCAAAAATTCCAATTGTTGCGCCCCGCGCCATTGCCAGGTGCGAGCCTGTTCCAGTACCTGGGCCAGCCATATCCTTGGGTCCTGGAATTCAACCAATGCCGCCAGGCTTTCGCCGTGTTCAGCCAGCAGGTAACGCAAGATATTGGCGTGCAGAATGGCCGAGGACTGGGGATTGGGAATGTCGAGCCAAGGGGCGGGATCGGGTACCGGGTACTTGCCCGGCGCAGGGTTGCTGGCACTGCACCATTGGTCTTCATACCAGTAGCACACACTGATCAGCGGCCCGAGATAGGCCGGTCGCTGCGCTATCGGCAAACAGGCCAGTGCACGTGCCAGGGTACGGTTGTCGTGGAAACGGTACAGGGCCTGATCGCCCGGCGGTCCCACCAGCATTCGCGCGTGCCAATGCTCGATGACGCCACCCAGATCCGTGTCGGGCAAGCTGCCCAGCCAACCCCAGTTCACCTGTGGGCGCTCCAGCAAGCCCACCAGGGCAGGTTCACCGAGTTGCTCCACCAGCAGGATCACTGGCCCTACAGCGGCCAGTGCCGCCACTGCGCTCCCAGCGTAGACGCTGCGACATTGCGCCAGATTGCGGGACGCCATCAACGACAGGCGTGCCTCGCTGCTGCCCTCAAGGATCAAACACAGGCGT
The Pseudomonas hygromyciniae genome window above contains:
- the codA gene encoding cytosine deaminase, which codes for MHIINARLRNREGLHDLHLEHGRIASITPQTATPPMGPDDLDAAGNLVVPPFVEPHIHLDATLTAGEPRWNMSGTLFEGIECWGERKATITQEDTKTRAKQTIQALAAHGIQHVRTHVDVTDPDLTALKAMLEVRQESSHLIDLQIVAFPQEGIESYRNGRELMEEAIRLGADVVGGIPHFEYTRDQGVSSVKFLMDLAERTGCLVDVHCDETDDPHSRFLEVLAEEARSRDMGSRVTASHTTAMGSYDNAYCAKLFRLLGHSGISFVSCPTESIHLQGRFDSFPKRRGVTRVNELLEAGMNVCFGQDSIVDPWYPLGNGNILRVLEAGLHICHMLGYSNLQRALDLVTDNSAKAMALGDRYGLEPGRPANLLILSADSDYEVIRSQGLALYSIRNGKVLMKRQLAQVAFL
- a CDS encoding lipase family protein, producing MAIEEWKVPFFSEKMPACPLRGCWLSFSLVDETGNGKAYGGLAYSVLDSNGQRHIGRLDGDGYVKLANQYRGPLVLTFEAVHESSGADYHGVLQARDHYPLPITELQFRAEHTRFVRNDGLRVEQNPAQEQANRFYQVEVRDLVRHTAHLPPPAPRSYAPRRHALKMMADLGFGPPQPALSGVVLFPNQHSVLEVRPLRALRPMLSTEDGFCALNLYQLALMATLSYCRFGQEPATQPQDEVRFPLDPSIGHLFAEKLSGYEQAWRVDAGQVQRFYPLYEEVAYSRRFEILPFDPQLYPQNSPKLLGEQEHPANLHFFDDEEQGTDTQAFISHHDEVVLISVRGTASAADGLRDANAHQVPFADGIGKAHEGFYQAYRAMREFVLRYLDQFYSGQRIVICGHSLGGAIALLLAEGLRRVKDADYNVLLYTYGAPRAADAEFTGGAADLVHHRIVNHNDPVPSVPAPWMNTTAKLWVPGAVTLFSAPAPAGLLFAAGLVRIGGNPYWHHGEQQHFMPILLPDGTHSSVLWKPGCESLEEAGCNRALYLNGDMPERDNLIKQLFQASQHFMVSSYVPAAWATLRRWQQTLDNRGSLVTAREYALIDHALGTMGRQLQDKQLELHRRRPANGRSHEHYDGLAAEIDRLQVSRQRLESLRWRRLQARDVYGSHAQGANLPASLKRWFSHRENRELSQVASIPPAPHDEHGKGQPLDLDSIV
- a CDS encoding DUF4123 domain-containing protein; amino-acid sequence: MALMPGQWMAQQQQAGRRLCLILEGSSEARLSLMASRNLAQCRSVYAGSAVAALAAVGPVILLVEQLGEPALVGLLERPQVNWGWLGSLPDTDLGGVIEHWHARMLVGPPGDQALYRFHDNRTLARALACLPIAQRPAYLGPLISVCYWYEDQWCSASNPAPGKYPVPDPAPWLDIPNPQSSAILHANILRYLLAEHGESLAALVEFQDPRIWLAQVLEQARTWQWRGAQQLEFLVVRRLEEATGPCLIRWQPLAGEAPADHFSRVLAQWHSLREKHE